From Campylobacter pinnipediorum subsp. caledonicus:
TATTATCAGTTTATATCCAAATGATATAAAACCCTTTAATGCTTCAAAAATACCATCACAAAATACAAAATTTTCAGGCTTATATACATATCCAAAATCTACATTTATAACGCCATCTCTATCTAAAAATATTGCTTTATTTTTATTCATAATCAAAATTATACCAAAAAATTATATTTACTTTTATGTTATACAATAAAAGCCATTTTATTAAAAAAGGATAATGTATGAAAAAATTACTTATTATTTCTGGAGCTATTGCTATGTTTGCGACCTGTAGTTTTGCTGCTGATGGTTCTACTTTGTATAAAAAATGTATAGCTTGTCATGGAGCTAAAGCGGAAAAGAAATTTAATAATAAAGTTGGACCTTTAAATATGCTTTCAAAAGAAGATATTGTTTCTTCTTTAAAAGGTTATAAAGACGGTAGCGTAAATAAATATGCTATGGGTGCTATGATGAAGCCTGTTGCAAAACCTCTTAGCGATGATGATATGAATGCTGTTGCTGAGTATATACAGACTTTAAAATAATAATTGGGTGGATTTTTCCACCTAATTTTGAAATTTTTCTTAATTTTTAAAATTTATTTTATTTTTTAAAATTAAAGTGATATAATTTGTTTTATTGTTCATAAATTATTTTTAGGAGTAACAATGAAGCAAATTGGAATTATAGGCGGAATGGGTCCGCTTGCTACTATAGATCTTTATAATAAAATAGTGTCTTTAACCCCAGCCACTTGTGATCAAAAACATATTCATGTAGTCATAGACAGTTATCCACAAATTGAAGATAGAACAAAATTTATCATAGATAATGAAAAAAGTCCTATCGATAAACTCGTTGAGAGTGCAAAGAGATTAAAAGCAGCCGGTTGTGATGCTATAATAATTTCTTGTAATACTGCTCATTACTTTGCCAAAGAGATTGAAAAACAAGCAAATGTAAAAATTTTATATATAACAAAAATAGCTGTTGAAACTATAAAAAAACTATATCCAAATGCAAAAGATATTGCTGTTATAGCAACTAGTGGAACAAAAAAAGGTAGGGTGTATGACAAGATACTAGAAGAAAATGGATTAAATAGTGTTAGTTTTACAAATGAGCAGCAAGAAGCTTTAATGGACTGTATATACAAGGGTGTAAAAGCTGGCAAAACCAAAGATTATATCTCGCTTTTTAATAAAACTATTTCAGAAATCAAGGCTGATGTTTATATAGCTGCTTGTACTGAAATTCCAATGTTTTTGGAGTATTTGGATAAACCATATAATTTTATAGATGCTACGTTAGAATTAGCTAAATATACTGTTGATTATGCATTGGAAAAATAGTATATTTTATATAAATTTTTAAGTTTAAGTATCTGTGATGTATAATTTGTGGATTTTATTTTAAGGATAGGACATATATGGGAAGAGCGTTTGAATATAGAAGAGCTGCCAAAGAAGCTAGATGGGATAAAATGAGTAAGGTTTTTCCAAAACTTTCTAAAGCTATAACAGTTGCTGCAAAAGAAGGTGGAACTGACCCTGATATGAACCCAAAACTTCGTGCAGCAATAGCAGCTGCTAAAGCTGAAAATATGCCAAAAGACAATATAGACTCTGCTATAAAAAGAGCAAATGGTAAAGATAGTTCTGATATAAAGACTATATTTTATGATGGAAAAGCTGCTCACGGAACACAAATAATAGTAGAATGTGCTACTGACAATCCAACAAGAACAGTTGCCAATGTAAAAGCTATTTTTAATAAAAATGGTGGCGAAATATTGCCAAGTGGAAGTCTTAGTTTTATGTTTTCAAGAAAAAGCGTTTTTGAGATTGTAAAGCCTGATTGCGATTTGGAAGAATTAGAACTAAATTTGATTGATTTTGGTCTTACTGAGCTTGAAGTAGAGGAAGATAGTGTTGTTATTT
This genomic window contains:
- a CDS encoding aspartate/glutamate racemase family protein; this encodes MKQIGIIGGMGPLATIDLYNKIVSLTPATCDQKHIHVVIDSYPQIEDRTKFIIDNEKSPIDKLVESAKRLKAAGCDAIIISCNTAHYFAKEIEKQANVKILYITKIAVETIKKLYPNAKDIAVIATSGTKKGRVYDKILEENGLNSVSFTNEQQEALMDCIYKGVKAGKTKDYISLFNKTISEIKADVYIAACTEIPMFLEYLDKPYNFIDATLELAKYTVDYALEK
- a CDS encoding c-type cytochrome, with the translated sequence MKKLLIISGAIAMFATCSFAADGSTLYKKCIACHGAKAEKKFNNKVGPLNMLSKEDIVSSLKGYKDGSVNKYAMGAMMKPVAKPLSDDDMNAVAEYIQTLK
- a CDS encoding YebC/PmpR family DNA-binding transcriptional regulator produces the protein MGRAFEYRRAAKEARWDKMSKVFPKLSKAITVAAKEGGTDPDMNPKLRAAIAAAKAENMPKDNIDSAIKRANGKDSSDIKTIFYDGKAAHGTQIIVECATDNPTRTVANVKAIFNKNGGEILPSGSLSFMFSRKSVFEIVKPDCDLEELELNLIDFGLTELEVEEDSVVIYGEYTSFGTLSEGIEKNGLELKKGSLQYIPNSTIHLNESEMVDIEKLLDKLEDDDDVQSVYTNIE